One Serpentinicella alkaliphila DNA segment encodes these proteins:
- the yhbY gene encoding ribosome assembly RNA-binding protein YhbY, whose product MLTGKQRSYLKSIAHSIKPITQIGKNGISESLVEELNLALEARELIKISLLETSLLTAQEAAEETSKLLNAEFVQAIGNKFTIYRKSSKNPKIELPKS is encoded by the coding sequence ATGTTAACAGGTAAGCAAAGAAGTTATTTAAAAAGTATTGCACATAGTATTAAACCTATTACTCAAATAGGAAAAAATGGAATATCTGAAAGCCTAGTTGAGGAACTGAATTTGGCGCTAGAAGCCCGGGAGTTAATTAAGATTAGCTTACTAGAAACTAGCTTACTTACTGCACAAGAAGCTGCAGAGGAAACTTCTAAATTATTAAATGCAGAATTTGTTCAAGCGATTGGGAACAAATTTACTATATATAGAAAATCGAGTAAAAACCCAAAAATCGAGTTACCTAAAAGCTAG
- the murA gene encoding UDP-N-acetylglucosamine 1-carboxyvinyltransferase: MGKLIVRGGNKLAGEVDVSGAKNSVLPILAATVLNGGMNVIHNIPNLSDVSIMIKILVAVGCSVKKEGSTVIVDSSGLNNYEIPEYLVREMRSSIIVLGSMLARCGQVRISYPGGCELGPRPIDLHLKALREMGAVIKEEHGFLICDAKKMKGTEIQLDFPSVGATENIMLAAVFAEGTTTIRNAAREPEIRDLQNFINRVGGKVTGAGSATIRIEGVKKLKDVEHQIIPDRIVAGTFLAAAAITKGEIVLNNVIPEHLQSILFKLKEAGCTISIYKNSIRLNAPNKIKAIESIKTMPYPGFPTDMQSQILSLMALSDGITIFTENIFENRYKHAYELTRMGANIKIDGRVAIVKGVDKLSGATVAAHDLRGGAALIIAGLAAEGTTLIENTHHIDRGYDNIDGLLVKLGADIKKQ; the protein is encoded by the coding sequence GTGGGTAAACTTATAGTTAGAGGTGGTAATAAGTTAGCAGGGGAAGTTGATGTAAGCGGAGCAAAAAACTCAGTTTTACCTATTTTAGCTGCAACTGTTTTAAATGGTGGAATGAATGTCATTCATAATATTCCAAATTTATCAGATGTATCAATAATGATAAAAATTTTAGTTGCAGTAGGGTGTTCGGTTAAAAAGGAAGGTAGTACAGTAATTGTGGACTCATCTGGACTAAATAACTATGAGATCCCAGAATATTTAGTAAGGGAAATGAGATCTTCAATAATAGTACTTGGTTCAATGCTAGCAAGATGTGGTCAGGTAAGAATAAGTTATCCTGGAGGCTGTGAATTAGGACCAAGACCAATTGATCTCCACCTTAAAGCCCTTAGGGAAATGGGAGCAGTCATAAAGGAAGAGCACGGCTTCCTAATTTGTGATGCAAAAAAAATGAAGGGTACTGAAATACAATTAGACTTCCCTAGTGTTGGTGCAACAGAAAATATAATGCTGGCTGCAGTTTTTGCAGAAGGGACTACAACAATTAGAAATGCAGCAAGGGAACCAGAAATAAGAGATTTGCAGAATTTTATCAATAGGGTAGGCGGAAAAGTCACAGGGGCAGGTAGCGCCACTATTAGAATTGAAGGTGTAAAAAAATTAAAAGATGTAGAACACCAAATAATACCTGATAGAATAGTTGCTGGGACTTTTTTAGCAGCAGCAGCAATAACTAAAGGGGAAATAGTTCTAAACAATGTTATTCCTGAGCATTTACAGTCTATATTGTTTAAGCTCAAAGAGGCTGGATGTACTATATCCATTTATAAAAATAGTATAAGGTTAAATGCTCCGAATAAAATTAAGGCTATTGAATCAATTAAAACTATGCCCTATCCAGGTTTTCCTACGGATATGCAATCCCAAATATTATCATTAATGGCCTTAAGTGACGGTATTACCATATTTACTGAGAATATCTTTGAAAATAGGTATAAGCATGCTTATGAGCTGACAAGAATGGGAGCTAATATAAAAATAGATGGTAGGGTTGCAATAGTTAAGGGTGTTGATAAACTAAGTGGAGCAACAGTAGCTGCCCATGATTTACGAGGTGGTGCAGCCCTAATAATCGCAGGTCTAGCGGCGGAAGGAACTACATTAATTGAGAATACCCATCATATTGATAGAGGGTACGATAACATAGACGGACTTTTAGTAAAATTAGGGGCGGACATAAAGAAACAATAA
- the yqeK gene encoding bis(5'-nucleosyl)-tetraphosphatase (symmetrical) YqeK: protein MSEQLIKQIKMDLENVVSTKRYIHTMGVVESSKELAIRYDEDVEKATIAALMHDYAKDFKKERLMEFINQANIELDEVFIKAKELLHGKVAALIAKRKYNIEDEDILNAIEFHTTGRENMSKLEKIIYLADFIEPGRDYKVVEGLRVLAKEDLDRAVLKTLDNTIKYVIDIEKPLHPNTFFARNELLVKLHKV from the coding sequence ATGTCGGAGCAATTAATAAAACAAATAAAGATGGATTTAGAGAATGTAGTATCAACTAAAAGGTATATACATACAATGGGTGTCGTAGAGTCTTCTAAGGAGTTGGCCATAAGATATGATGAAGATGTAGAAAAGGCTACTATTGCGGCACTAATGCATGACTATGCAAAAGATTTTAAAAAAGAGCGTTTAATGGAATTTATAAATCAGGCGAACATAGAACTAGATGAGGTTTTTATTAAGGCTAAAGAGCTATTACACGGAAAAGTAGCTGCACTTATAGCTAAGAGAAAATATAACATTGAAGATGAAGATATTTTAAATGCCATTGAATTTCATACGACCGGAAGAGAAAATATGAGTAAATTAGAAAAAATTATTTATTTAGCTGATTTTATTGAACCAGGTAGAGATTACAAGGTAGTAGAAGGTTTACGTGTTTTAGCAAAAGAAGATTTAGATAGGGCTGTTTTAAAGACTCTTGATAATACAATTAAATATGTTATAGATATTGAAAAGCCATTACACCCAAATACATTTTTTGCAAGAAATGAACTACTAGTAAAACTTCATAAAGTTTAA
- a CDS encoding DUF881 domain-containing protein: protein MKEFKGKAALAILCGILGLVISMQFKTVRNTPGGGTISTQKAHQLAIELNNLRNEKELLNEELTNLERRLKEYELSESDENLIIKNLKNDLERYQLYTGLKPAVGPGVTITVEDPATESPSTEGSFIMYNYDIILSLINKLNASGAEAISINDQRYIATTEVYYTSNNILINQVPTNPPFVIKAIGNPDTLEAALNMRFDVVWEMRQYGLQVNIKKENMIEVPRYNKVIEYKYAKPIETVQ, encoded by the coding sequence ATGAAGGAGTTTAAGGGTAAAGCGGCATTAGCTATTCTTTGTGGAATACTTGGCTTAGTAATATCAATGCAATTTAAAACCGTTCGTAATACCCCTGGTGGAGGAACTATTTCTACTCAAAAAGCACATCAGCTAGCTATAGAGTTAAATAATTTAAGAAATGAAAAGGAGCTTTTAAATGAAGAACTTACTAATCTAGAGAGAAGACTTAAGGAATATGAGTTATCAGAGTCTGATGAAAACCTTATCATAAAAAACCTTAAAAATGATTTAGAGAGGTATCAATTGTATACAGGATTAAAACCTGCGGTTGGACCTGGTGTAACAATAACTGTTGAAGACCCTGCAACCGAGAGTCCAAGTACTGAGGGAAGTTTTATTATGTACAATTATGACATTATATTATCACTTATAAATAAATTAAATGCTTCAGGTGCTGAAGCAATTTCAATTAACGACCAAAGATATATTGCTACAACGGAAGTATATTATACGTCAAATAATATTTTAATTAATCAAGTGCCTACGAACCCACCTTTTGTTATTAAAGCAATTGGTAATCCAGATACATTAGAAGCTGCACTGAATATGCGCTTTGATGTAGTTTGGGAGATGAGACAATATGGATTACAGGTAAATATAAAGAAAGAGAATATGATAGAAGTACCAAGATACAATAAGGTTATAGAATATAAGTATGCCAAACCTATAGAGACAGTTCAATAA
- the ftsZ gene encoding cell division protein FtsZ translates to MLEFDLNMEQVAQIKVIGVGGGGNNAVNRMIESGLKGVEFIAVNTDKQALFTSKAEHKVQIGDKLTKGLGAGANPEVGKKAAEESREDILKLLQGSDMVFVTAGMGGGTGTGAAPIVAEIAKELGILTVGVVTKPFMFEGKRRMQNAELGIQELKSKVDTLVTIPNDRLLQVIEKKTSMLEAFKIADDVLKQGVQGISDLIAVPGLVNLDFADVKTIMLEQGLAHMGIGKASGENRAIDAAKQAIHSPLLETSIEGAKGVLLNITGGVNLSLFEVNEAAELVTQAADQDANIIFGAVINEDLKDEIIITVIATGFEHEGIKFGGDTKKVEIIAASQEVAAGSENIKDEDKSNYLDIPEFLRRRRK, encoded by the coding sequence GTGTTAGAGTTTGATCTAAATATGGAACAAGTTGCGCAAATTAAAGTAATAGGTGTTGGCGGTGGTGGAAATAACGCAGTAAATCGGATGATTGAATCCGGTTTGAAGGGTGTGGAGTTTATTGCTGTTAATACAGATAAGCAGGCTCTATTTACATCAAAGGCAGAGCATAAAGTACAAATTGGCGATAAATTAACAAAAGGGTTAGGTGCAGGTGCTAATCCAGAGGTTGGTAAAAAAGCTGCTGAAGAAAGCAGAGAAGATATTCTAAAACTACTACAAGGTTCAGATATGGTTTTTGTTACTGCTGGAATGGGTGGTGGAACTGGAACTGGGGCTGCTCCTATTGTTGCAGAAATTGCTAAAGAATTAGGTATATTGACTGTTGGTGTTGTTACTAAGCCCTTTATGTTTGAAGGTAAAAGAAGAATGCAAAATGCTGAACTAGGTATACAAGAGCTTAAGAGTAAAGTTGATACTTTAGTTACAATACCAAATGATAGATTATTACAAGTAATCGAAAAGAAAACATCGATGCTTGAAGCATTTAAAATAGCTGATGACGTCCTTAAACAAGGGGTACAAGGCATTTCAGATTTAATCGCAGTTCCAGGATTAGTTAACCTAGATTTCGCTGATGTTAAAACTATTATGTTAGAGCAAGGTTTAGCTCATATGGGAATAGGTAAGGCTAGTGGGGAAAATCGCGCAATAGATGCTGCGAAGCAAGCAATACATAGTCCATTACTTGAAACTTCAATTGAGGGAGCAAAGGGAGTTTTACTTAATATAACCGGTGGGGTGAACTTAAGTCTATTCGAAGTCAATGAAGCAGCAGAACTAGTTACGCAGGCTGCGGATCAAGATGCAAATATTATTTTCGGTGCAGTGATCAATGAGGATTTAAAGGATGAAATTATAATTACAGTTATTGCAACTGGTTTTGAACATGAAGGAATTAAATTTGGTGGAGACACGAAAAAAGTTGAGATTATTGCAGCTAGCCAAGAGGTTGCTGCAGGAAGTGAAAATATTAAAGACGAAGATAAGAGTAACTATCTAGATATACCTGAGTTTTTACGTAGAAGAAGAAAGTAA
- the murG gene encoding undecaprenyldiphospho-muramoylpentapeptide beta-N-acetylglucosaminyltransferase, giving the protein MKVIISGGGTGGHIYPAIAIADKIKKENPKAEILFIGTEKGLEADVVPKAGYKLETITVSYLKRKISIHNIKSAAMLMKGLFEARGIIKKFNPDIVIGTGGFVCGPVLFIASKMGIRTLIHEQNVYPGLTNKILGKYVDRIAISFDEAKKYFKEKGKIFVSGNPIREDFLKVDLAKANLKYKKSDLPLILIVGGSGGSLSINNAAIELIKNNKNSYQILLVTGKGHYNDVINRIGNKTSDLVSIKPYLDDMPLALKACDIIVCSAGAISISEITALGKPSILIPKAYTAENHQEYNAKALEAQGAAITIKEKDLNPKLLSEKVESLLTNKTKLKEMEIKSSNAAKVNALEIIYSEMTRLIKG; this is encoded by the coding sequence ATGAAGGTTATTATTAGTGGCGGGGGAACCGGTGGCCATATATACCCTGCTATTGCTATTGCAGACAAAATAAAAAAAGAAAATCCAAAGGCTGAAATACTCTTCATTGGAACTGAGAAGGGACTGGAGGCTGATGTTGTACCAAAGGCCGGATATAAGCTTGAAACTATTACAGTAAGTTACTTAAAACGAAAAATTTCTATTCATAATATAAAGAGTGCCGCAATGCTAATGAAAGGCCTATTTGAAGCAAGGGGAATAATTAAGAAATTTAACCCGGATATAGTTATAGGAACCGGTGGGTTTGTTTGCGGTCCCGTATTATTTATTGCAAGTAAGATGGGCATTAGAACTCTTATACATGAACAGAATGTATACCCAGGCTTAACAAATAAAATTCTAGGAAAATATGTTGATAGAATCGCAATTAGCTTTGACGAGGCTAAAAAATATTTTAAAGAAAAAGGAAAAATATTTGTATCAGGTAATCCTATAAGAGAAGACTTTCTAAAGGTTGATTTAGCTAAAGCAAATTTAAAATATAAGAAGAGTGATTTGCCTTTAATTTTAATTGTTGGGGGCAGTGGGGGCTCTTTATCCATAAATAATGCAGCAATCGAATTAATTAAAAATAACAAAAATAGCTATCAAATACTTTTAGTTACAGGTAAGGGTCATTATAATGATGTGATAAATAGAATAGGTAATAAAACTTCGGATTTAGTTTCAATTAAACCATATTTAGATGATATGCCTTTAGCTCTAAAGGCCTGTGATATTATAGTTTGTAGTGCCGGGGCTATATCAATTTCAGAAATTACAGCCCTAGGGAAGCCGTCAATATTAATTCCTAAGGCGTATACTGCAGAGAATCATCAGGAGTACAATGCAAAAGCTCTTGAAGCCCAAGGGGCTGCTATTACCATAAAGGAGAAGGATTTAAATCCTAAATTATTATCCGAAAAAGTTGAAAGCCTATTAACCAACAAGACGAAGCTTAAGGAAATGGAAATTAAGAGTAGTAATGCTGCGAAAGTCAATGCTTTAGAGATTATTTACTCCGAAATGACAAGGTTAATAAAGGGTTAA
- a CDS encoding small basic family protein, with the protein MIMAIIGLIAGVLLGLYLPITYPAAYSLYISVAILASLDSVFGALRAILEEKFDSEIFITGFFANAILAGFLAYIGDKLGVPLYYAAIFAFGVRLFENFAIIRRHLLKNRKR; encoded by the coding sequence ATGATAATGGCAATAATTGGTTTGATTGCTGGGGTATTATTAGGTTTATATTTACCTATTACTTATCCAGCAGCCTATTCCTTATATATTTCTGTTGCGATTTTGGCCTCTTTAGACTCAGTTTTTGGGGCCTTAAGAGCAATTTTAGAAGAAAAATTTGACTCTGAAATTTTTATTACAGGATTTTTTGCTAACGCAATTTTAGCAGGGTTTTTAGCTTATATTGGGGATAAGTTAGGAGTGCCCTTGTACTATGCTGCAATTTTCGCATTTGGTGTGAGATTATTCGAGAATTTTGCAATAATAAGAAGACATTTATTAAAAAATAGAAAGAGATAA
- the nadD gene encoding nicotinate-nucleotide adenylyltransferase: MDNKKKYGIMGGTFDPIHMGHLFIAQSALKELMLDKVMFIPTGTPPHKKDKNITSSLDRYIMTTLAVNSNDDFCVSSIEVSKTEPSYTIDTVKELLELKKDVEFYFITGTDSFLSIETWKEYDELFKKITFVVVTRPGFTNQELDSKIEYFLTKYDAKVIKVLVPSLEISSTDIRERVINGKTIKYLVHEDVEKYINKNQLYLHNNNYTI; encoded by the coding sequence ATGGATAATAAAAAGAAATACGGTATTATGGGAGGAACATTTGACCCTATTCATATGGGTCATTTGTTTATTGCCCAGTCAGCTTTAAAAGAATTAATGCTGGATAAGGTGATGTTTATACCCACGGGAACTCCACCACACAAAAAAGATAAAAATATTACTTCTTCTTTGGATAGATATATAATGACAACATTAGCAGTAAATAGTAATGATGATTTTTGCGTATCTTCTATTGAGGTCTCAAAAACTGAGCCAAGCTATACAATAGATACAGTGAAAGAATTATTAGAGCTTAAGAAAGATGTAGAATTTTATTTTATAACTGGAACTGACAGCTTTTTAAGTATCGAAACCTGGAAGGAATACGATGAGCTTTTTAAGAAAATAACCTTTGTTGTAGTTACTAGACCTGGTTTTACAAATCAGGAGCTAGATAGTAAAATTGAGTATTTTTTAACTAAATACGATGCGAAAGTTATAAAAGTCCTTGTTCCTTCTTTAGAAATATCATCTACAGATATAAGAGAAAGGGTTATAAATGGAAAAACAATTAAATATTTAGTTCATGAGGATGTAGAAAAGTATATAAATAAAAACCAATTATATCTACATAATAATAACTATACTATTTAA
- a CDS encoding DUF881 domain-containing protein, producing the protein MKPMMKNNLIILAICFILTFLIVMQLRSVEDDFGHVTLKTITDLQKSVAAERQEISDVKRLIRQNELKLAEYRKALEEDGSIRDVVENELRNVKVLLGMTDLEGPGIILKLSDSERDLYEGENPNDVIVHDGDVLTILNDLKVAGAEALSINGQRILNTSEIKCTGPTITINNYTYAQPFIIKAIGDPATLDAALKAPNAYARNLREVYGLVVESQVSERVRISRFLGDISMSYATPREGL; encoded by the coding sequence ATGAAACCAATGATGAAAAACAACTTAATAATCTTAGCAATATGTTTTATTTTAACCTTCTTAATAGTAATGCAGCTAAGAAGTGTAGAGGATGATTTTGGTCATGTAACTTTAAAAACAATAACAGATCTACAAAAATCTGTTGCTGCTGAAAGGCAGGAAATTTCAGATGTTAAAAGGTTAATAAGACAAAATGAATTAAAGTTAGCAGAATATAGAAAAGCATTAGAAGAAGATGGTAGTATCAGGGATGTAGTAGAAAATGAATTAAGAAATGTAAAGGTTTTATTGGGCATGACAGATTTAGAAGGTCCCGGAATTATTCTTAAACTAAGTGATAGTGAAAGAGATTTATACGAAGGTGAAAATCCTAATGACGTAATCGTACATGATGGGGATGTATTGACTATTTTAAATGATTTAAAGGTTGCAGGGGCAGAGGCCCTTTCAATAAATGGTCAAAGGATTTTAAATACCTCGGAAATAAAATGTACTGGTCCTACTATAACTATTAATAACTATACCTATGCTCAACCATTTATAATAAAGGCAATAGGTGATCCGGCTACTCTTGATGCGGCTTTAAAGGCTCCTAATGCCTATGCTCGTAACTTGAGAGAGGTTTATGGACTAGTCGTAGAATCACAGGTTAGCGAGAGAGTAAGAATCTCTAGATTTTTAGGAGATATTAGTATGAGTTATGCAACACCGAGGGAGGGATTATAG
- a CDS encoding NAD(P)H-dependent flavin oxidoreductase, translating to MSKLPELKIGDLVAKIPIIQGGMGIGVSLSNLAAAVANEGGIGIISGVQNGFMEDDFESNTLAANIRGLKKQIKKARELSPSGIIGVNIMVAINNYKEIVKAAVEEKIDVIISGAGLPAELPDLVKETKTKIAPIVSTGKAAALICKMWDRKYDYLPDFIVVEGPEAGGHLGFSLEQLNHKKEETDLETLVKDVIESIKPYEEKYSKKIPVIAAGGVYTGEDIAKFIKIGAAGVQMATRFVATDECDAHIDYKMAYINATKEDIRLVKSPAGLPGRGLFNKFASILKEQNIPINRCLGCLKTCNPSNTPYCITDALIEAVKGNIDEGLIFVGSNAYKLDKIVTVKELMNELVSEAELAL from the coding sequence ATGAGTAAGTTACCTGAATTAAAAATAGGGGATCTTGTCGCTAAAATCCCAATAATACAAGGTGGTATGGGTATTGGTGTTTCTTTATCTAATCTAGCAGCAGCTGTAGCTAATGAAGGTGGTATAGGTATTATATCTGGAGTACAGAATGGATTTATGGAAGATGACTTTGAATCTAATACTTTAGCAGCAAATATAAGGGGATTAAAGAAACAAATTAAAAAAGCTAGAGAGTTAAGTCCAAGTGGTATAATCGGTGTAAATATTATGGTTGCAATTAATAACTATAAAGAAATAGTAAAGGCAGCGGTAGAAGAAAAAATTGATGTTATTATATCCGGTGCAGGATTACCAGCGGAGTTACCTGATTTAGTTAAAGAAACTAAAACAAAAATAGCTCCGATTGTATCTACTGGTAAGGCAGCTGCACTAATTTGTAAAATGTGGGATAGAAAGTATGACTATTTACCGGATTTTATAGTTGTAGAAGGGCCAGAAGCTGGTGGACATCTAGGCTTTAGCTTAGAACAACTAAACCATAAAAAAGAAGAAACAGATCTTGAAACTTTAGTAAAGGATGTTATTGAGTCTATTAAGCCCTATGAAGAAAAGTATAGTAAAAAGATACCTGTTATTGCTGCAGGTGGTGTATATACAGGGGAAGATATAGCAAAGTTTATTAAAATTGGCGCAGCAGGTGTACAAATGGCAACGAGATTTGTTGCAACTGATGAGTGCGATGCTCATATTGACTACAAAATGGCTTATATCAACGCTACAAAGGAAGATATAAGATTAGTTAAGAGCCCAGCAGGCTTACCAGGTAGAGGTCTATTTAACAAGTTTGCTAGTATTTTAAAGGAACAAAATATTCCGATTAATAGATGTCTTGGATGTTTAAAAACCTGTAATCCGTCAAATACTCCATACTGTATAACTGATGCATTAATTGAGGCAGTTAAAGGAAATATAGATGAGGGACTAATCTTTGTTGGAAGTAATGCATATAAACTTGATAAAATAGTCACTGTTAAAGAATTAATGAATGAGTTAGTTAGTGAAGCAGAGTTAGCACTTTAA
- a CDS encoding cell division protein FtsQ/DivIB, producing MKQNIREKRNRLMKARKIVTLALLLLVFFLLSIYYIINSDLFTLKKINVTGNSDVAYDAVIDVSGLIYNRNIFQYNLEEIKFNIEKHSYIESAEVTKKLPGSINISIKEREKYAIIPYMGRYIYIDYKLNVIDVFDEYIHKDLVLINGSEILNISVGQRIVSQNNEKLESVIKILEAAKVASINNMISEINIEDNNTVRLVIVNGIEALIDLESDAAYIVVSLKEILAKLTSNNKNIVVDMRFEGAFSVKEKLN from the coding sequence ATGAAACAAAACATAAGAGAAAAAAGAAACAGATTAATGAAGGCTCGTAAAATTGTTACTTTAGCACTATTATTACTTGTGTTTTTTTTATTATCTATCTACTATATTATAAATTCTGATTTATTTACCTTAAAGAAAATTAATGTAACTGGTAACAGTGATGTAGCCTATGATGCAGTAATTGATGTATCTGGCCTTATTTATAATAGAAATATATTTCAGTATAATTTAGAGGAAATAAAATTTAACATAGAAAAGCATTCATATATAGAAAGTGCTGAAGTTACTAAGAAGCTCCCCGGCAGCATTAATATAAGTATTAAAGAACGGGAAAAGTATGCTATAATACCCTATATGGGTAGATACATCTATATAGATTATAAGTTAAATGTTATAGATGTCTTTGATGAATACATTCATAAGGACCTAGTTTTAATCAATGGGTCTGAAATATTAAATATATCTGTAGGTCAAAGAATAGTATCACAAAATAATGAAAAACTAGAGTCGGTTATAAAGATACTGGAGGCAGCAAAGGTTGCTTCTATTAACAATATGATTTCCGAAATTAATATTGAAGATAACAATACAGTTCGTTTAGTTATTGTAAATGGAATAGAAGCCTTGATAGACTTAGAGAGTGATGCTGCATATATTGTTGTCTCATTAAAAGAGATATTAGCAAAATTAACAAGTAATAATAAAAACATTGTGGTGGACATGAGATTTGAAGGTGCATTCTCTGTAAAGGAGAAATTAAATTAG
- the obgE gene encoding GTPase ObgE, with protein sequence MFIDKASIQLKAGKGGNGAVAFRREIYVPAGGPSGGDGGKGGDIIFIVDKGMRTLMDFRYKRHYQAPNGEDGKSKNMFGKDGEDLVLKVPPGTVIKDEKTGRILADLTDEVTSKVIAKGGRGGRGNTNFKSATRQAPKFATAGELGDELTVTLELKLIADVGLVGFPNVGKSTILSIVTSAKPKVADYHFTTLTPNLGVVSTKFGDSFVLADIPGLIEGAHTGVGLGHEFLRHVERTKVLIHVLDVAGLEGRDPIEDFEKINSELELYSEKLTHKPQIVAANKIDIPGSEENYSLLQEYMKNKGIEVFPISAVTNKGMDDLFARVSGKLKEVEEYEKANPPIVEEEKLYTLEKEDRYQFTVTKENDTFIIEGKFLLKLIDSVNFDDMESLSYFQKTLRRRGVIDKLKEMGVQDGDTVKIYDVEFDYYD encoded by the coding sequence ATGTTTATTGACAAAGCAAGTATACAATTAAAGGCAGGAAAAGGTGGAAATGGTGCTGTAGCATTTAGAAGAGAAATATACGTTCCTGCAGGTGGTCCTTCTGGCGGAGATGGTGGAAAGGGTGGAGACATCATTTTTATAGTAGACAAAGGTATGAGAACCTTAATGGATTTTAGATATAAAAGACATTATCAAGCTCCGAATGGAGAAGATGGTAAAAGTAAGAATATGTTTGGTAAAGATGGAGAAGATTTAGTATTAAAGGTTCCACCAGGAACGGTTATAAAAGATGAAAAAACAGGACGTATATTAGCTGACTTAACTGACGAAGTAACTAGTAAAGTAATTGCTAAAGGTGGTAGAGGTGGTAGAGGGAATACAAACTTTAAGTCTGCCACTAGACAAGCCCCTAAATTTGCCACAGCCGGAGAGCTTGGGGACGAATTAACAGTAACACTAGAGCTTAAGCTAATTGCTGATGTAGGTTTAGTAGGTTTTCCTAATGTAGGTAAATCCACTATTTTATCTATAGTTACTAGTGCTAAACCAAAGGTTGCAGACTATCATTTTACAACGCTTACACCTAATTTAGGGGTTGTGTCTACGAAATTTGGTGATAGCTTTGTGTTAGCTGATATTCCTGGATTAATAGAGGGCGCTCATACTGGAGTAGGTTTAGGACACGAATTTTTAAGGCATGTTGAAAGAACAAAGGTACTTATACATGTTCTAGATGTTGCAGGTCTAGAAGGAAGAGATCCAATAGAGGATTTTGAGAAGATCAATAGTGAGTTAGAATTATATAGTGAAAAACTTACACACAAGCCTCAAATAGTAGCAGCAAATAAAATTGATATACCCGGTTCTGAAGAAAATTACAGTCTTCTACAGGAATATATGAAAAATAAAGGTATTGAAGTTTTCCCAATTTCAGCAGTTACAAATAAAGGTATGGATGATCTTTTTGCTAGAGTTTCCGGAAAACTAAAAGAAGTTGAGGAATATGAAAAAGCAAACCCACCTATTGTTGAAGAGGAAAAACTATATACTTTGGAGAAAGAAGATAGATATCAATTTACAGTTACTAAAGAAAATGATACATTTATTATAGAGGGTAAATTCCTTTTAAAACTAATTGATTCTGTAAATTTTGATGATATGGAATCCCTTAGTTATTTTCAAAAAACCTTACGTAGGAGAGGTGTTATTGATAAGTTAAAGGAGATGGGTGTACAAGACGGAGATACAGTTAAAATATATGATGTTGAATTTGATTACTATGATTAA